One genomic window of Vibrio natriegens NBRC 15636 = ATCC 14048 = DSM 759 includes the following:
- a CDS encoding helix-turn-helix domain-containing protein has product MAGSIYDEYPSMTLAKDKIDESIEPLKLGQRIKDIRSKLGITLEEASQRTGLARSTLSKIENEQISPTFQAMQKLALGLQIDMPQLFEPPRKKVATGRRDVTRKNEGKPHPTQTYEHELLATQLSNKKMMPFKSQIRARHFDEYKDWVRHDGEEFLLILSGEVKFYSEFYEPVVLCEGDSVYYDANMGHMLTSVSEEDAQILWVTAK; this is encoded by the coding sequence ATGGCAGGAAGTATTTATGATGAGTACCCATCGATGACGCTTGCGAAAGACAAAATTGATGAGAGTATCGAGCCTTTAAAGCTTGGGCAGCGTATTAAAGATATTCGCTCCAAGCTGGGTATTACACTTGAAGAGGCGAGCCAAAGAACCGGTCTGGCGCGTTCTACACTTAGTAAAATAGAGAACGAGCAGATTTCTCCTACCTTTCAGGCGATGCAAAAATTGGCGCTTGGTTTGCAAATAGATATGCCTCAACTATTTGAACCACCAAGAAAAAAAGTCGCAACAGGGCGTAGGGATGTTACTCGTAAGAATGAAGGTAAACCTCACCCGACTCAAACCTACGAGCACGAACTACTTGCTACTCAACTTTCCAATAAGAAAATGATGCCCTTCAAAAGCCAGATCCGTGCCCGACACTTTGATGAGTACAAAGACTGGGTTCGTCATGACGGTGAAGAGTTCCTGCTTATCTTATCTGGCGAAGTAAAGTTCTACTCTGAGTTCTATGAACCTGTGGTTCTGTGTGAAGGCGACAGTGTTTACTATGATGCGAACATGGGACACATGTTGACCAGTGTTAGCGAAGAAGATGCACAAATATTGTGGGTCACCGCTAAGTAG
- a CDS encoding efflux RND transporter periplasmic adaptor subunit: MKGKLFTVSAIALAVLTGCQGDTQKASEHSLYVSSVSVGAPVKSQFRAFKGIVVPAEQTPIAFRLAGEIQHVLVKAGDVVKQGQMLAKLDDSQEKQAINDAEAQYTLAIRQLKRGTDLYDRQMISKAELDELTANKELAEANFYSATNQLNYTRLFAPFSGKVSDVYKERFEQVGAGETVLNLYQNNMVYVRIELSDNVLALVNPNTENVNYKPSATFSGDTKSYLLDYLEYTSEPNANTQTYEMYLTMPQPEKEILPGTSVSVMVDMVEAGITSIDGYSIPVTALQAGSHSNEFFVWKMKDGNVTKVPVAVSQVNGQGAIVSSGVSSGDVLVNSNLRKLREGKHVEVVEKGQQ; the protein is encoded by the coding sequence ATGAAAGGTAAGTTGTTTACGGTTTCTGCTATCGCGCTTGCGGTCCTAACTGGTTGCCAAGGCGATACCCAAAAGGCTTCTGAACATTCACTGTATGTTTCATCCGTATCAGTCGGTGCGCCAGTGAAAAGCCAGTTCAGAGCTTTTAAAGGGATTGTGGTTCCGGCCGAACAGACTCCAATCGCGTTCCGGCTCGCGGGTGAAATTCAGCATGTTCTCGTAAAAGCGGGTGATGTGGTTAAACAAGGCCAAATGCTCGCCAAGCTCGATGACAGTCAAGAAAAGCAAGCAATCAACGATGCGGAAGCTCAATACACGTTGGCCATTCGCCAATTGAAGCGTGGTACAGATTTATATGATCGCCAAATGATTTCAAAAGCGGAACTGGACGAACTGACCGCGAATAAAGAATTAGCAGAAGCCAATTTCTATAGTGCGACCAACCAGTTGAACTACACACGTCTTTTTGCGCCGTTTTCGGGCAAGGTATCTGACGTTTATAAAGAACGTTTCGAGCAAGTTGGTGCGGGAGAAACGGTACTTAATCTTTATCAAAACAACATGGTGTATGTGCGCATAGAACTCTCAGACAACGTTTTAGCGCTCGTGAATCCGAATACTGAGAATGTGAACTACAAGCCTAGTGCGACATTCTCTGGCGATACGAAATCTTACTTGTTGGATTACCTGGAGTACACGAGTGAGCCGAACGCCAATACTCAGACTTATGAAATGTATCTCACGATGCCTCAACCAGAAAAAGAAATCTTACCAGGTACAAGCGTTAGCGTAATGGTTGATATGGTCGAAGCGGGCATCACGTCGATTGATGGTTACAGTATTCCCGTTACGGCGCTGCAAGCAGGCAGTCACAGCAATGAGTTTTTTGTGTGGAAAATGAAGGATGGCAACGTCACTAAGGTGCCTGTTGCTGTTTCACAAGTAAACGGTCAAGGAGCCATTGTCTCATCCGGCGTCAGCAGCGGTGATGTATTGGTTAACTCAAACTTACGTAAATTACGTGAAGGCAAACATGTGGAAGTGGTGGAGAAGGGACAACAATGA
- a CDS encoding efflux RND transporter periplasmic adaptor subunit — translation MRKQYLKRILVGAVMTISLSGLLTGCNKAISEPSEPLIKPVKLLAVKDLTVADSDAFLAQIDATHRAQLSFQVGGEVEQLLVRMGHDVKKGDVLATLDPKDLQLALNSAQAQFSLAQTQWQRAKSLYKKKLISTDEYDQKETQYKAALANFEQAKTDLSYTKIHAPFDGVVSYTYVKPFQVVGEKQEILNLIDNSTLDVSFTLPVTYAESVSLASLKEAHMWVTMDSEPNKRIPGKFKEISTQPNSDTNSYEAIVTITRPSERNLLTGMTGQVHIAKQNVSDSVILPQSAWVSKDIDQGEVWVMDGETQQVRKVKLSLGDSGSVESGLKSDDYVVIAGVEHLVEGQVVKAWVREGGI, via the coding sequence GTGCGTAAACAATATCTAAAACGCATTTTGGTTGGCGCAGTAATGACTATAAGTCTTTCTGGACTGCTGACTGGATGCAATAAAGCCATATCAGAGCCGTCAGAACCTTTGATTAAACCCGTGAAGTTGCTCGCGGTTAAGGATTTGACTGTGGCTGATTCCGATGCTTTTCTCGCTCAAATAGATGCAACACATCGTGCACAGTTGTCGTTTCAGGTCGGTGGTGAAGTTGAACAGTTGCTAGTCAGAATGGGTCACGATGTCAAAAAGGGCGACGTGTTAGCAACGTTGGATCCGAAAGACCTTCAATTGGCGCTGAATTCCGCCCAAGCACAATTCTCACTTGCACAAACGCAATGGCAACGAGCTAAGAGTCTATACAAGAAAAAGCTGATCAGTACTGACGAGTACGACCAAAAAGAAACGCAATATAAAGCGGCTTTAGCGAACTTCGAACAGGCAAAAACCGATTTAAGCTACACAAAGATCCATGCACCGTTTGATGGTGTTGTCTCTTATACGTATGTGAAACCTTTTCAGGTTGTAGGTGAGAAACAGGAAATTCTGAACCTGATTGACAACAGTACCTTGGATGTCTCTTTTACATTACCGGTAACTTACGCAGAGTCTGTATCGCTTGCTTCTTTAAAGGAAGCACACATGTGGGTGACGATGGATAGCGAACCGAACAAACGCATTCCGGGTAAATTCAAAGAAATTTCAACTCAACCTAATTCCGATACCAATAGCTATGAAGCGATTGTGACCATCACTCGTCCTTCTGAGCGCAACTTGCTTACAGGTATGACAGGCCAAGTACATATCGCGAAACAGAATGTCTCTGACTCAGTGATATTACCTCAATCAGCATGGGTGAGTAAGGACATTGACCAAGGTGAGGTTTGGGTAATGGACGGTGAAACACAACAAGTAAGAAAGGTGAAATTGTCACTTGGCGACAGTGGTAGCGTTGAATCCGGACTAAAAAGTGATGATTACGTTGTTATTGCTGGTGTTGAACACTTAGTCGAAGGTCAGGTAGTTAAAGCTTGGGTTCGAGAGGGAGGTATTTAA
- a CDS encoding serine hydroxymethyltransferase, with protein MNKSYPNHSLENFFSTNLSATDDAVFAGIQAEFARQNEQIELIASENIVSKAVMQAQGTCLTNKYAEGYPGRRYYGGCEHVDTVEAIAIERAKKLFSCEYANVQPHSGAQANGAVKLALLQPGDTILGMSLDAGGHLTHGARPALSGKWFNAVQYGVDRETLEINYEDVRALALEHKPKMIIAGGSAIPRTIDFAKFREIADEVEAILMVDMAHIAGLIATGAHPSPLPHAHVVTTTTHKTLRGPRGGMILTNHEDIIKKINSAVFPGLQGGPLMHVIAAKAVAFGEALGPEFKTYINSVINNAKVLAEVLQTRGCDIVTGGTDTHLMLVDLRPKGLKGNKAEEALERAGITCNKNGIPFDSEKPMITSGIRLGTPAGTSRGFGAEEFKLIGNWIGDVLDGLVESPEGNAEVEQRVRKEVKALCGRFPLYQ; from the coding sequence ATGAACAAGAGTTACCCTAACCACAGCTTGGAAAACTTTTTCTCTACCAACCTCTCTGCGACAGATGATGCTGTCTTTGCTGGAATTCAGGCGGAATTCGCTCGCCAAAACGAACAAATCGAACTTATCGCTTCTGAGAACATTGTGTCTAAAGCGGTAATGCAAGCTCAAGGCACTTGCCTAACAAATAAATACGCTGAAGGTTACCCTGGCCGTCGTTACTACGGTGGTTGTGAACACGTTGATACGGTTGAGGCAATCGCTATCGAACGTGCGAAAAAACTTTTTAGTTGCGAATACGCAAACGTTCAACCTCACTCAGGTGCTCAGGCGAACGGCGCAGTAAAACTGGCTCTTCTTCAGCCAGGCGACACCATTTTAGGTATGTCATTAGACGCGGGTGGCCACCTTACTCACGGTGCACGCCCTGCTCTATCAGGTAAATGGTTCAATGCCGTTCAGTACGGTGTTGACCGCGAAACACTAGAAATTAATTACGAAGATGTTCGTGCTCTTGCGCTTGAGCACAAACCAAAAATGATCATCGCTGGTGGCAGTGCTATTCCACGTACTATCGACTTCGCTAAGTTCCGCGAAATTGCAGACGAAGTTGAAGCTATTCTAATGGTTGATATGGCGCACATCGCAGGTCTTATCGCGACTGGTGCTCACCCAAGCCCACTACCACACGCACATGTTGTAACGACAACAACGCACAAAACATTGCGTGGTCCACGTGGCGGCATGATCTTAACCAACCACGAAGACATTATTAAGAAAATCAACTCAGCGGTATTCCCTGGCCTTCAAGGTGGCCCGCTAATGCACGTTATTGCTGCAAAAGCCGTCGCATTTGGTGAAGCGCTTGGCCCTGAGTTCAAAACTTATATCAATTCAGTGATCAATAACGCAAAAGTATTAGCTGAAGTATTGCAGACTCGCGGTTGCGACATTGTGACTGGCGGAACCGATACTCACCTAATGCTGGTTGACCTTCGTCCTAAGGGTTTGAAAGGTAACAAAGCAGAAGAAGCTCTCGAGCGTGCGGGAATCACATGTAATAAAAATGGCATCCCATTTGACTCAGAGAAGCCTATGATTACATCGGGTATCCGTTTGGGTACACCAGCTGGCACAAGCCGCGGCTTTGGCGCAGAAGAATTCAAGCTCATCGGTAATTGGATTGGCGATGTATTGGATGGGTTAGTAGAAAGCCCTGAAGGTAACGCAGAAGTAGAACAGCGCGTTCGCAAAGAAGTGAAAGCACTGTGCGGCCGATTCCCTCTTTACCAATAA
- a CDS encoding efflux RND transporter permease subunit — MNIAEYSIKNKVISWLFIVILAIGGITSFLELGRLEDPAFTIKEAMIISTYPGATSKEVEEELTYPLEKEIRKLPYIDFITSTSSDGMSQIMVSMKMDYGPDELPQIWDEMRRKINDLQPNLPQGVQSLQIIDDFGDVYGVMLMLTGDDYNYVELKRYADHLTRELELIEGVGKVDISGDQQEMFFVEISLDRLASLNIDMNVVANLLNQQNSVVSAGEVMVNGESLIIRPSGALNTVEALGNLIIHGRDTGNLIRLKDVATISRGIQEKPSNVILFNGKKAINIAISFASGVNVVEVGERIDAELSNLETIKPAGIDLSYFYNQAQEVDQSVKAFVISLAEAVAIVIIVLLFTMGLRSGVIIGAVLLLTVFGTFILMNYYNIELHRISLGALIIALGMLVDNAIVVVEGILVGLKKGRSKVQSAVDIVKQTQWPLLGATVIAITAFAPIGLSQDATGEFMGSLFWVLCFSLFLSWVTAITLTPFLANLLLKEEDKEVGDEDQDPYKGWLFVAFGALLKVALRFRWLTVAAMVALLVGAVVAFGNVKQQFFPPSNTPMFYVDMWMPEGTDIRETTKKAEIVESYIQEQDDIDFVSVSIGQGMQRFVLTYQPERSYEAYAQFQVRATDRENMFKLLDTLDANLAKKFNEPTFQFKLMEFGPSPASKIEARITGPDPQVLRDLAVKVEDILHTDPGARNIRHDWRERTKELVPAFNESKARRLGISKEDLSGTLQMAFGGRALGYLRDGTHTLPILTRLPEEERVDFESLQNVNIWSPSLQTYIPVDQIIDGVKLDWNEPLIQRRDRKRTLTVLADHDVLSEDTAASLFARVQPKVMALHLPDGYEITWGGEYESSKDAQDALFGSLPMGYLLMFIITILLFNSVKKPLVIWFTVPLSIIGVSFGLLATNMPFSFTAFLGLLSLSGMILKNGIVLLDQINLELASGKDPYLAIVDSAISRVRPVSMAAVTTILGMIPLVFDAFFGSMAITIMAGLGFATVLTLIVVPVMFAILFRINSTAA; from the coding sequence ATGAACATTGCTGAGTATTCCATAAAAAATAAAGTCATCAGTTGGCTGTTCATTGTTATTCTTGCCATTGGTGGTATCACCTCATTCCTTGAGCTTGGCCGGCTGGAAGATCCGGCGTTCACCATCAAAGAAGCGATGATCATCTCTACTTATCCAGGGGCAACATCGAAGGAAGTGGAAGAAGAACTCACTTATCCGCTGGAAAAAGAGATTCGTAAACTACCGTATATCGACTTTATTACCTCGACGTCGTCGGATGGCATGTCACAAATAATGGTCAGCATGAAGATGGACTATGGTCCAGACGAGCTGCCACAAATTTGGGACGAAATGCGCCGTAAGATTAATGATCTGCAACCAAATTTACCGCAAGGGGTGCAATCTCTTCAGATCATTGATGACTTCGGTGACGTGTACGGTGTGATGCTGATGTTAACGGGTGACGACTATAACTATGTCGAACTCAAACGCTATGCTGACCACCTAACCCGTGAATTAGAGTTGATCGAAGGGGTCGGTAAAGTTGATATTAGTGGCGACCAACAGGAAATGTTTTTTGTCGAGATTTCGTTAGATCGCCTTGCGTCTTTAAACATTGATATGAACGTGGTCGCGAATTTGCTGAACCAGCAAAATAGTGTGGTGTCTGCAGGTGAGGTGATGGTTAATGGCGAAAGCCTTATTATCCGTCCGAGCGGTGCACTAAATACCGTAGAAGCTCTGGGAAATCTGATCATTCATGGCCGAGATACTGGCAACCTGATCCGCTTAAAGGATGTCGCGACGATTTCACGTGGCATTCAGGAAAAACCAAGCAACGTGATCTTGTTTAACGGGAAGAAAGCGATAAACATCGCTATCTCTTTTGCGTCCGGTGTCAATGTGGTCGAAGTCGGAGAACGTATTGATGCTGAGCTAAGCAACCTAGAGACCATTAAGCCGGCTGGCATTGATTTGAGCTACTTCTACAATCAGGCACAAGAGGTGGATCAGTCCGTTAAAGCTTTCGTCATTAGTTTGGCCGAAGCGGTTGCGATCGTCATCATCGTTCTGCTGTTTACCATGGGGTTACGTAGCGGTGTCATCATCGGTGCCGTACTTCTATTGACAGTGTTTGGTACGTTTATCCTTATGAACTACTACAACATCGAGCTTCATCGAATTTCTCTCGGTGCTTTGATCATTGCGTTGGGTATGCTGGTTGATAATGCGATTGTTGTTGTTGAAGGTATTCTCGTTGGTCTAAAGAAAGGGCGTTCAAAGGTTCAGTCCGCCGTAGATATTGTAAAGCAGACTCAGTGGCCGCTGTTAGGGGCGACCGTGATCGCCATTACGGCATTCGCACCAATCGGGCTTTCGCAAGATGCGACGGGTGAGTTCATGGGCTCGTTGTTTTGGGTGCTTTGCTTCTCGTTGTTCCTGAGCTGGGTAACGGCTATTACGCTGACTCCGTTTTTAGCCAACCTTTTATTAAAAGAAGAAGATAAAGAAGTCGGTGATGAAGACCAAGACCCTTATAAAGGTTGGTTGTTTGTCGCATTCGGAGCGTTACTCAAAGTTGCTCTGCGTTTTAGGTGGTTGACCGTAGCCGCTATGGTGGCATTACTCGTTGGTGCAGTTGTGGCGTTTGGCAATGTTAAACAGCAATTCTTCCCGCCATCTAACACGCCGATGTTTTACGTGGATATGTGGATGCCTGAAGGCACTGATATTCGCGAAACAACGAAAAAAGCAGAAATAGTTGAAAGTTACATTCAAGAACAAGACGATATAGATTTTGTGTCGGTATCAATTGGTCAAGGTATGCAGCGCTTTGTGTTGACTTACCAGCCCGAGAGAAGCTACGAAGCTTATGCTCAGTTCCAGGTTAGGGCAACGGATCGCGAGAATATGTTCAAGCTTTTGGATACGTTGGATGCCAACTTAGCCAAGAAGTTTAACGAGCCGACATTCCAGTTTAAGTTGATGGAGTTTGGTCCATCGCCAGCGTCTAAAATTGAGGCGAGAATTACTGGCCCAGATCCACAGGTACTTAGAGATTTGGCGGTCAAAGTAGAAGACATTTTACATACCGACCCTGGTGCGAGAAACATTCGTCATGACTGGCGTGAGCGCACTAAAGAGCTCGTTCCGGCATTTAATGAGTCGAAGGCGCGTCGATTGGGTATTTCGAAAGAAGATCTGTCAGGCACATTACAGATGGCATTTGGTGGCCGCGCATTAGGTTATTTACGCGATGGAACACACACTCTGCCAATTCTGACCCGACTTCCGGAAGAAGAGCGTGTGGATTTTGAATCTCTGCAAAATGTGAACATTTGGAGCCCATCGCTGCAAACTTACATCCCCGTTGACCAAATCATCGACGGCGTGAAGTTAGATTGGAATGAGCCATTGATTCAACGTCGTGACCGCAAACGTACTCTAACGGTATTGGCTGACCATGATGTGCTGAGTGAAGATACCGCAGCAAGTTTGTTTGCTCGCGTACAACCTAAAGTGATGGCTTTACATCTGCCTGATGGCTACGAAATTACATGGGGTGGGGAATACGAGTCATCGAAAGATGCACAAGATGCCTTGTTCGGCTCACTGCCGATGGGTTATTTGCTGATGTTCATCATTACCATCTTACTGTTTAACTCGGTCAAAAAGCCGCTGGTTATTTGGTTTACGGTGCCGTTATCCATTATTGGTGTGTCATTCGGCTTGTTGGCGACAAATATGCCTTTCAGCTTTACCGCTTTCTTGGGGTTATTAAGTTTGAGCGGGATGATACTGAAAAACGGTATTGTATTGCTTGACCAAATTAACCTTGAATTGGCATCAGGAAAAGATCCTTATCTCGCTATTGTAGATAGTGCGATCAGCCGTGTACGCCCGGTAAGCATGGCGGCTGTGACGACCATTTTAGGTATGATTCCCCTCGTTTTTGATGCCTTCTTTGGCTCAATGGCGATAACGATTATGGCAGGGCTTGGTTTTGCTACTGTACTGACACTGATTGTAGTGCCAGTGATGTTTGCAATTCTTTTTAGGATAAACTCGACCGCTGCATAA
- a CDS encoding TetR/AcrR family transcriptional regulator, whose protein sequence is MNERKQGRRSAEAAEHTKCVILKVAADMFCELGYSRVSLRNISEKAGVSHSLIRHHFGSKEKIWQAVSDAMDEYLQDYMAELLNQMPEDTPSNKKIYLFTVRMLAFTLINPHPIQMIADAIRQDDNALFDYFLRSKEEFGAIFSGIFEEYNREYPDAQVDHWESKWQMLLFAHGATSLAPMMQQTWPEIADDREKMVLKHWELFNTIIASQFSIKKEDMLHPTRLEDIVIDMCCNIDEAAS, encoded by the coding sequence ATGAATGAGAGAAAGCAAGGCAGACGAAGTGCTGAAGCAGCGGAACACACGAAATGTGTCATTCTGAAGGTTGCTGCAGATATGTTTTGCGAACTTGGTTACTCGCGAGTTTCGCTAAGAAACATCAGTGAAAAAGCGGGGGTCTCACATAGCTTGATCCGACATCATTTCGGCAGTAAAGAAAAAATCTGGCAAGCAGTTAGTGATGCGATGGATGAGTACTTGCAAGACTACATGGCCGAACTGCTCAACCAAATGCCCGAAGATACGCCTTCTAACAAAAAGATTTACCTATTTACGGTGCGTATGTTGGCGTTTACGTTAATCAACCCACATCCTATACAAATGATCGCGGATGCTATCCGTCAAGATGACAATGCGCTGTTTGATTATTTCTTGCGATCAAAAGAAGAGTTTGGCGCGATTTTCTCTGGCATTTTTGAAGAGTACAACCGCGAATACCCTGACGCGCAGGTCGATCACTGGGAATCTAAATGGCAAATGCTCTTGTTTGCTCATGGTGCAACTTCACTAGCACCAATGATGCAGCAAACATGGCCAGAAATTGCTGATGACAGAGAAAAAATGGTGTTAAAGCACTGGGAACTATTCAACACGATCATCGCAAGCCAGTTCAGCATTAAGAAAGAAGACATGCTTCACCCGACTAGATTGGAAGATATCGTTATCGACATGTGTTGTAACATTGATGAAGCCGCGAGCTAA
- the gcvH gene encoding glycine cleavage system protein GcvH codes for MDNTLKFADSHEWVRDNGDGTVTIGISEHAQEMLGDVVFVDLPDVEDEIEAGDSFSLVESVKAASDIYAPISGEVVEINEELEDSPELINEEPYEGGWIVKVKMSDPSELDNLKDAEEYLNSIEEE; via the coding sequence ATGGACAACACATTGAAGTTTGCAGATAGCCACGAGTGGGTACGTGATAATGGCGATGGCACAGTAACTATCGGTATTTCTGAGCACGCACAAGAAATGCTTGGTGACGTAGTATTCGTTGACCTACCAGACGTGGAAGACGAAATTGAAGCTGGCGATAGCTTCTCTCTTGTTGAGTCTGTAAAAGCAGCTTCAGATATCTACGCACCTATCAGCGGTGAAGTTGTAGAAATCAACGAAGAGCTTGAAGATAGCCCAGAGCTAATCAACGAAGAACCATATGAAGGCGGCTGGATTGTTAAAGTTAAGATGTCTGACCCATCAGAACTAGACAACCTAAAAGACGCAGAAGAATACCTAAACTCAATTGAAGAAGAGTAA
- the gcvT gene encoding glycine cleavage system aminomethyltransferase GcvT, with product MTQELLKTPLHALHIEVGAKMVPFAGYDMPVQYPLGVKKEHLHTRDAAGLFDVSHMGQLRLIGEGAAAFLETLVPVDIIDLPQGNQRYAFFTNEQGGIMDDLMVANQGDHLFVVVNAACKEQDIAHLKAHLPADVELEIIEDRALLALQGPKAAEVLKRFNAEVADMLFMDVKKLEILGVECIVSRSGYTGEDGYEISVPNSHAEELARKLTAEAEVEWIGLGARDSLRLECGLCLYGHDLDTTTTPVEASLLWGIQKVRRTGGEREGGFPGADIILKQIETKDVARKRVGLVGQTKAPVREGAELFDADGNQIGVVTSGTAGPNAGKPVSMGYVRADLSAIGTELFAEVRGKMLPMTVEKMPFVPQRYYRG from the coding sequence ATGACTCAAGAACTTCTGAAAACACCACTGCATGCACTTCATATTGAAGTTGGCGCAAAAATGGTCCCGTTCGCGGGTTACGATATGCCTGTCCAGTACCCACTAGGCGTTAAGAAGGAACACTTACATACGCGTGATGCCGCGGGTCTGTTTGATGTTTCTCACATGGGACAACTTCGTTTGATTGGTGAGGGTGCAGCAGCATTCCTAGAGACATTGGTTCCTGTAGATATCATTGACTTGCCGCAAGGTAACCAACGCTATGCTTTCTTTACCAATGAGCAAGGCGGAATCATGGATGACCTAATGGTAGCAAACCAGGGTGATCATCTGTTCGTTGTGGTTAACGCTGCTTGTAAAGAGCAAGATATTGCTCACCTTAAAGCTCACCTTCCTGCTGATGTTGAACTTGAAATCATCGAAGATCGCGCTCTACTAGCACTTCAAGGTCCAAAAGCGGCTGAAGTACTTAAACGCTTTAATGCTGAAGTAGCAGATATGCTGTTTATGGACGTGAAGAAACTCGAAATCCTTGGCGTTGAATGTATCGTAAGCCGTAGCGGTTACACGGGCGAAGATGGTTATGAAATCTCAGTACCAAACTCTCACGCTGAAGAGCTAGCTCGTAAACTTACAGCGGAAGCTGAAGTTGAGTGGATAGGTCTTGGCGCACGCGATTCACTGCGTTTGGAATGTGGTCTATGCCTGTACGGTCACGACCTAGATACAACGACAACTCCTGTAGAAGCAAGCCTACTTTGGGGTATTCAAAAAGTTCGTCGCACTGGTGGTGAACGTGAAGGTGGTTTCCCTGGCGCAGACATCATTCTTAAGCAAATTGAGACCAAAGATGTCGCGCGCAAACGTGTTGGCCTAGTTGGTCAAACTAAAGCTCCAGTTCGTGAAGGCGCGGAGCTATTTGATGCTGATGGAAATCAAATCGGTGTAGTGACCAGCGGTACAGCAGGCCCTAACGCGGGTAAACCAGTTTCAATGGGCTATGTGCGTGCAGATTTATCTGCTATTGGTACAGAGTTGTTCGCTGAAGTTCGTGGCAAAATGCTACCGATGACGGTAGAAAAAATGCCGTTTGTTCCTCAGCGTTACTACCGTGGCTAA